A genome region from Gigantopelta aegis isolate Gae_Host chromosome 3, Gae_host_genome, whole genome shotgun sequence includes the following:
- the LOC121366190 gene encoding FMRFamide receptor-like yields the protein MTAPPMGSRPALKQLDEAPREMMYTLIGIAVVGVAGNTYAGVVWSSDKEKASTSLYLTVLSCCDSVFLLSKTVGLLLMLTTGVESSLQDHGRILVGVMSVTKFTVYGTAFLTVIVTVNRCVALFKPIRYVSLCSRKTAKILLTVVLFSCCLLTLPEVWKDVEATSVLVNQDDASRWNSYQHLDTVCFVLESLIIYTVPAVLVLVLNIVMFVAQKSHIAVYQSSGLRATRRKKPIDSIVALGLMYLVCVIVSYTFLNITSGRLKYFIHFDTLSLSGDVGQYVNASGKIVFYCAISEKFTALRKSFACKTRSGKSKAIDVNDYYVTVPWWLAPTESEIHEANSTSIS from the coding sequence ATGACTGCTCCCCCCATGGGTAGCAGACCTGCCCTGAAACAGCTGGACGAGGCTCCGAGAGAGATGATGTACACGCTGATCGGAATCGCCGTAGTTGGTGTTGCTGGAAATACATACGCGGGAGTCGTGTGGTCGTCCGACAAGGAAAAGGCGTCGACGTCGTTGTACCTGACGGTTCTGTCGTGCTGCGACAGCGTGTTCCTGCTGTCAAAGACTGTCGGGCTGCTGTTGATGTTGACCACAGGCGTGGAGTCTTCGCTACAGGATCACGGACGCATCCTCGTTGGCGTCATGTCCGTAACGAAATTCACGGTGTACGGGACAGCGTTCCTTACCGTCATCGTGACGGTAAACAGGTGCGTTGCGCTGTTCAAACCGATCAGGTACGTGAGCCTGTGTTCGAGAAAAACAGCTAAAATCTTGCTGACCGTGGTGCTGTTCTCGTGCTGTTTACTCACGCTCCCAGAGGTCTGGAAGGACGTGGAAGCAACCAGTGTGCTCGTCAACCAGGACGACGCTTCAAGATGGAATTCGTACCAGCATCTCGACACTGTGTGCTTCGTTCTCGAGAGTCTCATCATATACACTGTGCCCGCTGTTCTGGTTCTGGTTTTAAACATCGTCATGTTCGTTGCGCAGAAGTCCCATATTGCGGTGTACCAGTCTAGCGGATTGAGGGCGACACGGAGGAAAAAGCCAATAGACTCCATCGTGGCTCTAGGCTTGATGTATCTCGTCTGCGTCATCGTCAGCTACACTTTTCTGAACATAACTTCTGGGAGACTTAAGTACTTCATCCACTTTGATACCCTCTCTCTGAGCGGGGATGTCGGTCAGTATGTTAATGCGAGCGGTAAGATCGTGTTCTACTGCGCAATCAGTGAAAAGTTTACTGCGCTCAGGAAGTCATTCGCTTGCAAGACCCGCAGCGGGAAATCAAAAGCGATAGACGTAAATGACTACTACGTGACGGTACCATGGTGGCTGGCGCCCACAGAGTCTGAGATTCATGAAGCTAATTCGACTTCTATTTCATAA